Proteins encoded in a region of the Trypanosoma brucei gambiense DAL972 chromosome 6, complete sequence genome:
- a CDS encoding protein kinase, putative: protein MPRSDRRAKYGKRAQNKITTGGGGAKRKSKPTAPHVEKDGIDINALLEEIERNDSPAEEKVPKETTKKSRRRRKAEKVEGLAVKPGTTVAQARMLASKMQQRHSASTNGPSQPAHQRSEEDEDEDDDDEEQDGSGEDYSDIANERPSEYRKGGYHPVVVGEVYNQRYRVVRKLGWGYFSTVWLVWDYVEKVFQAMKVQKSAKHYTEAAYDEIKLLGEIMTADPEKVRRCARLNDHFEQQGPNGKHVCMVFDVYGEDLLSLIERYKYHGVPLPIVKCISRQILIGLEHVHSLDIIHTDLKPENVLLSAPKHAIVSQMKRFKPPPLHDRPSLVKRDPKTMTKSQRRRYYKKLRAAGKGKDSAEGNEEQNDDEDIAREVHVDPNEAAPQQSEKEPLSETDSEWEVERLHHVVLADFGNSCWTYRQFTDEVQTRQYRSPEVILGYPYSTSIDLWSAACMIFELITGEFLFDPRKGSDYSRDEDHLALISELLGVLPVSMRLGDGKYRAQYYNSRGELRSIKDLNFWGLEDVLYRKHKFTRKKAKEIAEFLLPMLELEPHNRATATDMLNNFQHFFEVQEDDYAPLCFVPSSDDHRGGERSSANMEESEFSDTFEETDDYDRSRRLDRTYDAMEDSLSRQDEEAARYLAGHSLLNEASLAKRGLTILDIQAVLSGQQLEDEERQAAATEIIRLLSEEADDSSDGHCADREDGDSNSSVDESDSSCTND from the coding sequence ATGCCCCGATCCGACAGAAGAGCAAAATATGGGAAGAGAgcgcaaaataaaataacaacgGGGGGTGGCGGTGCAAAGAGAAAGTCGAAACCCACAGCGCCGCACGTTGAAAAAGACGGTATTGACATTAATGCACTGTTGGAGGAAATCGAGCGTAACGACTCGCCGGCCGAGGAGAAGGTGCCCAAAGAGACCACGAAAAAATCGCGGAGGAGGCGCAAAGCCGAAAAAGTAGAAGGTCTTGCGGTAAAACCCGGAACCACAGTCGCGCAAGCCCGAATGCTGGCAAGTAAAATGCAGCAAAGGCACTCCGCTTCCACGAATGGGCCCAGTCAGCCCGCCCATCAGAGATCAGAAGAGGACGAAGATGAGGACGACGATGATGAGGAACAGGACGGTAGCGGTGAGGACTACAGCGATATAGCAAATGAGCGACCGAGTGAATATCGTAAGGGAGGCTACCACCCAGTCGTGGTGGGCGAAGTTTACAATCAACGCTATCGAGTTGTGCGTAAACTCGGATGGGGTTACTTCTCCACTGTGTGGCTCGTTTGGGATTATGTGGAGAAAGTGTTTCAAGCTATGAAGGTGCAGAAGTCGGCAAAGCACTACACCGAAGCGGCGTATGACGAGATCAAACTACTCGGAGAGATCATGACTGCAGATCCAGAAAAAGTCCGTCGGTGTGCGCGGTTAAATGATCACTTTGAGCAGCAGGGGCCGAACGGAAAGCACGTTTGCATGGTATTCGACGTCTATGGGGAGGATCTACTTTCACTGATCGAACGCTATAAGTACCATGGTGTCCCGCTGCCGATAGTTAAGTGTATTTCCAGACAAATCCTCATAGGGTTGGAACATGTGCATTCTTTGGATATCATTCACACGGATCTAAAACCAGAGAACGTGCTACTCTCGGCACCAAAACACGCCATCGTATCCCAAATGAAACGTTTTAAGCCTCCTCCGCTCCACGACCGACCGTCTTTGGTGAAACGCGACCCCAAAACAATGACCAAGTCTCAACGCCGTCGCTACTACAAAAAACTTCGCGCTGCGGGAAAGGGTAAGGACAGTGCCGAGGGGAATGAAGAGcaaaatgatgatgaggacATTGCAAGGGAGGTCCACGTCGACCCTAACGAGGCTGCACCGCAACAAAGTGAGAAAGAACCGTTGAGCGAAACGGATTCTGAGTGGGAAGTTGAACGCCTTCATCATGTAGTGCTGGCGGATTTTGGTAATAGCTGCTGGACGTACAGACAGTTTACGGATGAAGTTCAAACTCGTCAGTACCGTTCCCCAGAAGTCATATTGGGTTATCCTTACTCCACCTCAATTGATTTGTGGTCTGCCGCCTGTATGATCTTCGAGCTGATCACGGGTGAGTTTCTGTTTGATCCACGAAAGGGATCTGACTATTCCCGTGATGAAGATCATTTAGCTTTGATCTCTGAGTTACTTGGAGTACTACCGGTAAGTATGCGGCTAGGTGATGGGAAGTACCGCGCTCAGTACTACAACTCACGGGGTGAACTTCGTAGCATAAAGGATCTTAATTTCTGGGGCTTGGAGGATGTTCTCTACCGAAAACACAAGTTCACACGCaaaaaagcgaaagaaaTAGCGGAGTTCCTTTTACCAATGCTCGAATTGGAACCTCATAATCGAGCAACAGCCACCGATATGCTTAATAATTTTCAGCACTTTTTTGAGGTACAAGAGGATGATTATGCACCACTTTGCTTCGTACCTTCTTCGGATGATCACCGTGGTGGGGAGCGGAGCTCAGCAAATATGGAGGAGTCAGAGTTCAGCGATACCTTTGAAGAAACCGATGACTACGATCGCTCCCGAAGACTCGACAGAACGTATGATGCAATGGAAGATTCTCTGAGCAGGCAGGACGAGGAGGCTGCACGGTATTTGGCTGGTCATTCCCTGCTCAACGAGGCATCCTTGGCAAAACGTGGGTTAACAATTTTAGATATTCAAGCCGTTCTATCCGGGCAACAActggaggatgaggaaaggCAAGCTGCTGCCACTGAAATTATTCGTCTTCTCTCAGAGGAAGCGGATGACAGCAGCGATGGACACTGCGCAGACAGGGAAGACGGGGATTCAAACTCATCTGTAGATGAATCTGACAGCAGCTGCACTAATGACTAA
- a CDS encoding 40S ribosomal protein S14, putative: MSKKQEVKYYGSSAGKDQLVYGVVHIYASFNDTFVHVTDMSGRETFCKVTGGMKVKADRDESSPYAAMMAAQDVVARCKECGINALHVKMRATGGVGTKSPGPGAQAALRALARAGMKIGRIEDVTPVPTDSTRRKGSRRGRRL; this comes from the coding sequence ATGTCCAAGAAACAAGAGGTGAAGTACTACGGCTCCAGCGCGGGGAAGGACCAGCTGGTTTATGGCGTTGTGCACATCTATGCATCCTTCAACGACACCTTCGTTCATGTCACTGACATGTCTGGTCGTGAAACATTCTGCAAGGTGACGGGAGGTATGAAGGTAAAAGCAGATCGCGATGAAAGCTCACCATACGCTGCGATGATGGCTGCTCAGGATGTTGTTGCCCGTTGCAAGGAGTGCGGCATTAACGCTCTGCACGTGAAGATGCGCGCCACTGGTGGTGTTGGCACTAAAAGCCCCGGGCCTGGCGCTCAGGCCGCCCTCCGTGCACTCGCCCGTGCAGGCATGAAGATTGGCCGCATTGAAGACGTCACACCGGTGCCAACGGACTCCACTCGCCGCAAAGGTTCCCGTCGTGGCCGCCGCTTGTAG
- a CDS encoding ATP synthase, epsilon chain, putative — translation MFRTFGRRLVSCTLPLLQSAPHDLPEGFEFMEHKVVNKDIHAPHENLETLRLTLTRQDEFLLREEPVKCVTVTGTNGEYGIYPGHAYKIVQLNPSPLTVEYTDGTTKKYFVSGGFAHINNEGSCDVNTVECTLLDDLDLAIAEKELAAQQAALGSAKDDKAKSVVEIRISVIEAVIAALKHH, via the coding sequence ATGTTTCGCACATTCGGTCGGCGGCTTGTATCCTGCACGCTTCCCCTACTTCAATCGGCACCTCATGATCTGCCAGAGGGATTTGAGTTTATGGAGCACAAGGTTGTAAACAAGGACATTCATGCTCCGCATGAAAATCTTGAAACCCTCCGGTTAACTCTTACCCGCCAGGACGAATTCCTTTTGCGTGAAGAGCCCGTCAAGTGCGTAACTGTAACGGGAACCAACGGCGAATATGGTATCTATCCCGGGCACGCGTATAAAATTGTTCAGCTTAACCCCTCTCCTCTCACAGTGGAGTACACGGATGGAACCACAAAGAAGTACTTTGTTAGCGGTGGATTTGCGCATATAAACAATGAGGGATCGTGTGATGTCAACACTGTGGAATGCACTCTGCTGGATGATTTGGACCTTGCCATCGCTGAAAAGGAGCTTGCGGCACAACAGGCAGCGTTAGGGTCGGCGAAAGATGACAAGGCGAAGTCTGTTGTTGAAATTCGCATATCTGTCATTGaggctgttattgctgccctAAAACACCACTAG